A genomic region of Herbaspirillum sp. DW155 contains the following coding sequences:
- a CDS encoding SDR family NAD(P)-dependent oxidoreductase has product MQLQGQAALVTGGASGLGAETVRQLVQAGARVSILDVNMEAAQALADELRCHAVRCDITDSASVQAALDAAQEANGVPRILINCAGIGGAKRMVGKDGSPMPLEDFSRIVNVNLIGTFNVIRLAAARMAAAEPLAEGERGVIVATASVAAFDGQVGQAGYAASKGGITSMTLPLARDLAQHGIRVVTIAPGLFLTPLLYKLPEEVQQSLAASIPFPKRLGKAEEYAQLALHIATNLSLNGEVIRLDGALRLAPR; this is encoded by the coding sequence ATGCAACTGCAAGGACAAGCTGCCCTGGTGACGGGCGGCGCCTCCGGACTCGGAGCCGAGACCGTGCGCCAGCTGGTGCAGGCCGGCGCCCGCGTCTCCATCCTCGACGTCAACATGGAAGCGGCCCAGGCCCTGGCCGATGAACTGCGCTGCCATGCCGTGCGCTGCGACATCACCGACAGCGCTTCGGTGCAGGCTGCCCTCGATGCCGCGCAAGAGGCCAACGGCGTGCCGCGCATCCTCATCAACTGTGCCGGCATCGGTGGCGCAAAACGCATGGTGGGCAAGGATGGCAGCCCGATGCCGCTGGAGGATTTCAGCCGCATCGTCAACGTCAACCTGATCGGCACCTTCAACGTGATCCGCCTGGCAGCCGCACGCATGGCCGCTGCCGAGCCTCTGGCCGAGGGCGAGCGCGGCGTGATCGTGGCGACCGCCTCGGTGGCGGCTTTCGATGGACAAGTCGGACAAGCCGGCTACGCGGCTTCCAAAGGCGGCATCACGTCCATGACCCTGCCGCTGGCACGTGACCTGGCGCAACACGGCATCCGCGTGGTGACCATCGCGCCGGGCCTGTTCCTCACGCCCCTGCTCTACAAGCTGCCGGAAGAGGTACAGCAATCGCTGGCCGCCTCCATCCCCTTCCCCAAGCGCCTGGGCAAGGCCGAAGAATATGCGCAGCTGGCCCTGCACATCGCCACCAATCTCTCGCTCAATGGCGAAGTGATCCGCCTCGACGGCGCATTGCGCCTGGCGCCACGTTAA
- a CDS encoding thioesterase family protein produces the protein MGKTIIHPVRVEFGDCDPAGIVYFPNFFRWYDAASRNFFHECGVPPWRETEKTRGIIGTPVVDISSRFVRPATYGDRIEVHSTIVEWNDKTFVMQHEIRRDGELLCEGRDVRVFAIRHPDDPDRIKAIPIPADIREMCS, from the coding sequence ATGGGCAAGACCATCATTCATCCGGTACGCGTGGAATTCGGCGATTGCGATCCGGCCGGCATCGTCTACTTCCCCAATTTCTTCCGCTGGTATGACGCGGCCTCACGCAATTTCTTCCATGAATGCGGCGTGCCGCCCTGGCGCGAAACCGAAAAGACGCGCGGCATCATCGGCACGCCGGTGGTGGATATCAGCTCGCGCTTCGTGCGTCCTGCCACCTATGGTGACCGCATCGAAGTGCATTCCACCATCGTCGAATGGAATGACAAGACCTTCGTGATGCAGCATGAGATCAGGCGCGATGGCGAACTGCTGTGCGAAGGCCGCGACGTGCGCGTCTTCGCCATCCGCCATCCGGATGATCCTGACCGCATCAAGGCGATTCCCATTCCGGCAGATATCAGGGAGATGTGCAGCTGA
- a CDS encoding thiolase family protein, whose amino-acid sequence MAQAAFYSSFNDIWLVGGVRTPMVDYCTNFSQLSPTDMGIKVAREVLARTGIAATDIGSVIAGNMAPGDAYQYMLPRHIGLYAGVPISTPAIMVQRICGTGFELIRQAGDQIERGYTETALIVGSESMTRNPIAAFGHRTGFKLGAPVEFQDYMWEALVDPAPGITMPQTAENLAKKYGITRAEVDEYAAYSFERALKAQAAGFHAGEIVPVVNETFRLDGYNDRHIKLQGKISEAATDTHPRPSPVEVLARLRTLYPDGVQTGGNSSALVDAAAATIVASGDYVRRHDKQPLARVVAAAVAGVPPEIMGIGPVPAIRTLLERNGLTVADIGCFEINEAQGAQIVAVERELGIDRERLNVNGGAIALGHPLAATGVRLSITAAREMNRRGARYCVASACIGGGQGIALLLENPSASH is encoded by the coding sequence ATGGCACAAGCAGCGTTCTATTCCAGCTTCAACGACATCTGGCTGGTCGGCGGCGTACGCACGCCCATGGTGGATTACTGCACCAACTTCAGCCAGCTCTCGCCCACCGACATGGGTATCAAGGTGGCGCGCGAAGTGCTGGCGCGCACCGGTATCGCCGCTACCGACATCGGTTCGGTCATCGCCGGCAACATGGCGCCCGGCGACGCCTACCAGTACATGCTGCCGCGTCACATCGGCCTGTATGCGGGCGTGCCCATCAGCACGCCGGCCATCATGGTCCAGCGCATCTGCGGCACCGGTTTCGAACTGATCCGTCAGGCCGGCGATCAGATCGAACGCGGCTATACCGAGACCGCGCTGATCGTCGGCAGCGAATCGATGACGCGCAATCCCATCGCCGCCTTCGGCCATCGCACCGGCTTCAAGCTGGGCGCACCGGTGGAATTCCAGGACTACATGTGGGAAGCACTGGTCGATCCGGCCCCCGGCATCACCATGCCGCAGACGGCCGAGAACCTGGCGAAGAAATATGGCATCACCCGCGCCGAGGTCGACGAATACGCCGCGTATTCCTTCGAGCGCGCGCTCAAGGCACAGGCCGCCGGCTTCCACGCGGGCGAGATCGTCCCGGTCGTCAATGAAACCTTCCGCCTGGATGGCTACAACGACCGTCACATCAAGCTGCAAGGCAAGATCAGCGAAGCCGCCACCGACACCCATCCGCGCCCTTCGCCGGTAGAGGTACTGGCCAGGCTGCGCACGCTCTATCCGGACGGGGTGCAGACCGGTGGCAACTCCTCGGCGCTGGTCGATGCGGCGGCCGCCACCATCGTCGCCTCGGGCGATTACGTGCGCCGCCATGACAAGCAGCCGCTGGCGCGCGTGGTCGCGGCGGCCGTCGCGGGCGTGCCGCCCGAGATCATGGGCATCGGCCCGGTGCCGGCGATCCGCACACTGCTGGAACGCAACGGCCTCACGGTAGCCGACATCGGCTGCTTCGAGATCAACGAGGCGCAAGGCGCGCAGATCGTGGCCGTTGAACGGGAACTGGGCATCGACCGCGAACGCCTCAACGTCAACGGTGGCGCCATCGCCCTGGGCCACCCGCTGGCTGCGACCGGGGTGCGTCTGTCGATCACGGCAGCCCGTGAGATGAACCGCCGTGGCGCACGCTACTGCGTGGCCTCGGCCTGCATCGGCGGCGGCCAGGGCATTGCCCTGCTGCTGGAAAACCCCTCGGCTTCCCACTGA
- a CDS encoding branched-chain amino acid ABC transporter ATP-binding protein/permease, whose amino-acid sequence MMNKRLPLYALLLVLALFPILPTPQFWVIQANYIGLYALVAIGLVLLTGIGGMTSFGQAAFVGMGAYTTSYLTTVHGVSPWLTLPAGLLITGVSAYVLGRITLRMSGHYLPLATIAWGISLYFLFGKVDFLGKYDGISGIPALQLAGMDLAKERHLYYLIWAIVLAAAWVSLNLLDSRAGRAIRALKGGRSMAEAMGVDTGRYKILIFVFAALLASVSGWLFAHMQRTVNPSPFSLSMGIEYLFIVVVGGIAHIWGALLGAGVLKLLSDQLQVLLPALLGDGGSYESIVFGLILILLLKYARGGLWPWVRALWLRAFPAAPAPLRVAGTAAMDKRNGPARGAPLLQVDQINKRFGGLVAVNDVSFNVKAGEIVGLIGPNGAGKSTTFNLVTGLLHASGGRVSFNGRDIAGLPARAIARLGIARTFQHVRLLPGMTVLENVALGAHMRSQQGFLRNTVNAMLHLERAEEKALLDEAARALHRVGLQHLMHEQAGNLALGQQRILEIARALCCDPLLLLLDEPAAGLRHLEKQALSKVLQELRADGMSILLVEHDMEFVMELTDHIVVMEFGTKIAEGTPQEISRHPAVIEAYLGGIE is encoded by the coding sequence ATGATGAACAAACGACTCCCTCTCTACGCGTTGCTGCTCGTGTTGGCGCTGTTCCCCATCCTGCCCACCCCGCAGTTCTGGGTGATCCAGGCAAACTACATCGGCCTGTATGCGCTGGTGGCCATCGGCCTGGTACTGCTGACCGGCATCGGCGGCATGACTTCCTTCGGGCAGGCAGCCTTCGTCGGCATGGGTGCCTACACCACCTCTTACCTGACCACCGTGCATGGCGTATCACCCTGGCTGACGCTGCCGGCAGGATTGCTCATCACCGGCGTGTCGGCCTATGTGCTGGGCCGCATCACCCTGCGCATGTCCGGCCACTACCTGCCGCTGGCCACCATCGCCTGGGGCATCAGCCTGTACTTCCTGTTCGGCAAGGTGGATTTTCTGGGCAAGTATGACGGCATCTCCGGCATTCCCGCGCTGCAGCTGGCGGGCATGGACCTGGCCAAGGAGCGCCACCTGTATTACCTGATCTGGGCCATCGTGCTGGCCGCCGCGTGGGTCTCGCTGAACCTGCTGGATTCGCGCGCGGGACGTGCCATCCGCGCCCTCAAGGGTGGCCGTTCGATGGCCGAGGCCATGGGCGTGGATACGGGACGCTACAAGATCCTCATCTTCGTCTTTGCCGCGCTGCTGGCCTCGGTCTCGGGATGGCTGTTCGCGCACATGCAGCGCACCGTCAATCCGTCGCCCTTCAGCCTTTCCATGGGCATCGAGTATCTGTTCATCGTGGTGGTCGGCGGCATCGCCCATATCTGGGGTGCGCTGCTGGGTGCGGGTGTATTGAAACTGCTGTCGGACCAGTTGCAGGTGCTGCTGCCGGCGCTGCTGGGCGATGGCGGCAGTTATGAAAGCATCGTCTTCGGCCTGATCCTGATCCTGTTGCTGAAATACGCACGCGGCGGACTGTGGCCGTGGGTGCGCGCGCTGTGGCTGCGTGCCTTCCCGGCCGCGCCGGCACCACTGCGGGTGGCCGGCACCGCTGCGATGGACAAGCGCAACGGCCCCGCACGCGGTGCGCCGCTGCTGCAAGTGGACCAGATCAACAAGCGCTTCGGCGGGCTGGTGGCGGTCAATGACGTGTCCTTCAACGTGAAGGCGGGCGAGATCGTCGGCCTGATCGGTCCCAATGGCGCGGGCAAATCGACCACCTTCAATCTGGTCACCGGCCTGCTGCATGCCAGCGGCGGACGGGTCAGTTTCAACGGCCGCGACATCGCCGGTCTGCCGGCACGTGCCATCGCACGGCTCGGTATCGCCCGCACCTTCCAGCACGTGCGGCTGCTGCCGGGCATGACGGTACTGGAGAACGTGGCGTTGGGTGCGCACATGCGCAGCCAGCAGGGTTTCCTGCGCAATACGGTCAATGCCATGCTGCATCTGGAACGCGCCGAAGAGAAGGCGCTGCTGGACGAAGCGGCACGCGCCCTGCATCGTGTCGGCCTGCAGCATCTGATGCACGAACAGGCGGGCAACCTGGCGCTGGGCCAGCAACGCATCCTGGAGATCGCCCGCGCGCTGTGCTGCGATCCCTTGCTGCTGTTGCTCGATGAACCGGCCGCAGGCTTGCGCCATCTGGAAAAGCAGGCGCTCTCCAAGGTGCTGCAGGAGTTGCGCGCCGATGGCATGAGCATCCTGCTGGTGGAACATGACATGGAATTCGTCATGGAACTGACCGACCACATCGTGGTGATGGAATTCGGCACCAAGATCGCCGAAGGCACACCGCAAGAGATCAGCCGGCATCCTGCCGTGATCGAAGCCTACCTGGGTGGAATCGAATGA
- a CDS encoding feruloyl-CoA synthase — MNTPPRYRSVRFGIGGVDVVPGADGISIVKTRQPLEAYPARLTDKLIHWATVDPDRTYMARRDKDGQWRRISYGQALQSARRIGQALLQRGLSAERPLLILSENDLEHAMLVLGCHYAGVPYAPVSSAYSLLSKDYAKLRHAVQLLTPGLIFAAHGEKFAAAVNAVAPDIEFVVTEAPPAGRECTLYAELEATRAGDEVERAYAATGPDTIVKFLFTSGSTKMPKAVINTQRMMCSNLQMIVQTFPFLAEEPPILIDWLPWNHTFGANHNVGIVIYNGGTMYIDEGKPTPQGLATTLANLHEIAPTVYFNVPVGWEGIAHALEKDQALREKFYSRLRMQFYAGAALAQPVWDKLHATAEATCGERIVMSCGLGMTETSPSALFVVDHQVQAGQIGIPTPGMEIKLVPNGDKIEIRYRGPNVTPGYWRAPEQTAEAFDEEGYFRSGDAVRWLDPAHPDRGFMFDGRVAEDFKLYTGTWVSVGPLRALIAHEGAPYLQDAVITGHDRNEVGMLIVPNIERCRQLARLPADAPRADVLNAAPVRDFFQGVLDRLQAHATGSSNRVTRALVLIDPPSFDRGEITDKGSVNQRSVLTHRAALVEMLYAGTDPAVLTAQAALSPAH, encoded by the coding sequence ATGAACACTCCACCTCGCTATCGCAGCGTCAGGTTCGGTATCGGCGGCGTTGACGTCGTGCCGGGCGCTGACGGCATCTCCATCGTCAAGACCCGCCAGCCGCTGGAAGCCTATCCGGCGCGCCTGACCGACAAGCTGATCCACTGGGCCACGGTCGATCCCGACCGCACCTACATGGCGCGTCGGGATAAGGATGGCCAGTGGCGCCGCATCAGCTACGGCCAGGCGCTGCAAAGCGCACGCCGCATCGGCCAGGCGCTGTTGCAGCGCGGGCTGTCGGCCGAGCGCCCGCTGCTGATCCTGTCCGAGAACGATCTCGAACACGCCATGCTGGTGCTGGGCTGCCACTACGCGGGCGTGCCGTATGCCCCGGTGTCGTCGGCCTATTCGCTGCTGTCCAAGGACTACGCCAAGCTGCGCCATGCGGTGCAGCTGCTCACGCCCGGACTGATCTTCGCCGCGCATGGCGAGAAGTTCGCCGCTGCCGTCAATGCGGTCGCCCCCGACATCGAATTCGTGGTCACCGAGGCACCGCCCGCCGGGCGCGAGTGCACGCTCTATGCCGAGCTGGAAGCCACACGCGCCGGCGATGAAGTCGAGCGCGCCTATGCCGCCACCGGTCCGGACACCATCGTCAAGTTCCTCTTCACCTCGGGATCGACCAAGATGCCCAAGGCGGTCATCAATACCCAGCGCATGATGTGCAGCAATCTGCAGATGATCGTGCAGACCTTCCCCTTCCTGGCCGAAGAGCCGCCCATCCTGATCGACTGGCTGCCCTGGAATCACACCTTCGGTGCCAACCACAACGTGGGCATCGTGATCTACAACGGCGGCACCATGTACATCGACGAGGGCAAACCCACGCCGCAGGGTCTGGCGACCACCCTGGCCAACCTGCATGAGATTGCACCGACCGTGTATTTCAACGTACCGGTGGGCTGGGAAGGCATCGCCCACGCGCTGGAGAAGGACCAGGCGCTGCGCGAGAAATTCTATAGCCGCCTGCGCATGCAGTTCTATGCCGGTGCCGCCCTGGCCCAGCCGGTCTGGGACAAGCTGCACGCCACGGCCGAGGCCACCTGCGGCGAACGCATCGTGATGTCCTGCGGTCTGGGCATGACCGAGACCTCGCCCTCGGCGCTGTTCGTGGTGGACCACCAGGTGCAGGCCGGGCAGATCGGCATTCCCACGCCGGGCATGGAAATCAAGCTGGTACCCAATGGCGACAAGATCGAGATCCGCTATCGCGGCCCCAACGTCACGCCCGGTTACTGGCGCGCCCCGGAACAGACCGCCGAGGCCTTCGATGAAGAGGGCTATTTCCGCTCCGGTGACGCGGTACGCTGGCTGGACCCCGCCCATCCGGATCGCGGTTTCATGTTCGATGGCCGGGTGGCCGAGGACTTCAAGCTCTATACCGGCACCTGGGTCAGCGTGGGCCCCCTGCGCGCCCTGATTGCGCATGAAGGCGCTCCCTACCTGCAGGATGCCGTCATCACCGGCCACGACCGCAACGAAGTGGGCATGCTCATCGTCCCCAACATCGAACGCTGCCGCCAGCTGGCGCGCCTGCCCGCCGACGCACCGCGCGCAGACGTGCTCAATGCGGCGCCGGTGCGCGACTTCTTCCAGGGCGTGCTGGACCGTCTGCAAGCGCATGCCACCGGCAGTTCCAACCGCGTGACCCGGGCACTGGTGCTGATCGACCCGCCATCCTTTGATCGTGGCGAAATCACCGACAAGGGTTCCGTCAACCAGCGCTCCGTGCTGACCCACCGCGCTGCCCTGGTGGAGATGCTCTACGCCGGCACCGATCCGGCCGTGCTGACCGCGCAGGCCGCGCTCTCCCCCGCTCACTGA
- a CDS encoding ABC transporter ATP-binding protein gives MSELVLDVAQLRASYGKVQALHDINLKLERGSIATVIGPNGAGKSTLLNAIMGVLPAQGTVRYQGQPVQRWSLEQRVMAGIALVPERRELFSTMSVEDNLLLGGFRRLRLRQAQPLDQLATVFDLFPRLKERRTQQAGTLSGGERQMLAIGRAMMAKPELLMLDEPSLGLAPRIVKEILHIVSELRTAGISVLLVEQNARAALQTADYGYVLELGKVTMQGESEKLAGDPQVIQAYLGFGKKAEAEVVAAS, from the coding sequence ATGAGCGAACTGGTCCTCGACGTCGCGCAGCTGCGCGCAAGCTATGGCAAGGTGCAGGCGCTGCACGACATCAATCTCAAGCTCGAACGCGGCAGCATTGCCACCGTGATCGGGCCCAATGGCGCGGGCAAGTCCACGCTGCTCAACGCCATCATGGGCGTGCTGCCGGCGCAGGGCACGGTGCGTTATCAAGGCCAGCCGGTGCAACGCTGGAGCCTGGAACAGCGCGTGATGGCGGGCATCGCCCTGGTGCCGGAGCGGCGCGAACTGTTTTCCACCATGAGCGTGGAAGACAACCTGCTGCTGGGGGGATTTCGCCGCCTGCGCTTGCGGCAGGCACAGCCGCTGGATCAACTGGCCACCGTCTTCGATCTGTTCCCGCGACTGAAGGAACGCCGCACCCAGCAGGCCGGCACGCTCTCGGGCGGCGAGCGCCAGATGCTGGCCATCGGACGCGCCATGATGGCCAAGCCGGAACTGCTGATGCTCGATGAACCGAGCCTCGGTCTGGCGCCGCGCATCGTCAAGGAAATCCTGCATATCGTTTCCGAATTGCGCACGGCCGGCATCTCGGTGCTGCTGGTGGAACAGAACGCGCGCGCGGCCTTGCAGACGGCCGACTACGGCTACGTGCTGGAACTGGGCAAGGTCACCATGCAAGGTGAGTCGGAAAAACTGGCGGGCGATCCGCAGGTGATCCAGGCCTATCTGGGATTCGGCAAGAAGGCGGAAGCCGAGGTGGTGGCGGCTTCCTGA
- a CDS encoding branched-chain amino acid ABC transporter permease, producing MDSSIAAILTLDGLTNGIVYGLIAIALVLVFTVTRILFIPQGEFVAYGALTLAMLQQGQRPGPLWLLLVLAVCAAGMQAAQLLRAGQAALLPRTLLGTLGVPIAIAALVWWAAPQQFALPVQVLLTLLLITAIGPLMYQVVYESMADASVLQLLIVSVGIHLAMTGLGLVFFGAEGFRTPAFWDERWNLASLTLSAQTVVVVAAAAALLVALWLFSGRTLYGKALRATAVNRLGARLMGISTTLAGKLSFAVAAFIGALSGVLIGPMSTIFYDSGFLIGLKGFVAATIGALASFPAAAGGALLVGLLESFSSFWASDFKEVIVFLALLPILLWRSLVTPAHDEDEE from the coding sequence ATGGACTCCTCCATCGCCGCCATCCTGACCCTGGATGGCCTGACCAACGGCATCGTCTATGGCCTGATCGCCATTGCACTGGTGCTGGTCTTTACGGTCACCCGCATCCTCTTCATTCCGCAGGGTGAATTCGTCGCCTATGGCGCACTCACCCTGGCCATGCTGCAGCAAGGCCAGCGCCCCGGCCCGCTGTGGCTGCTGCTGGTGCTGGCCGTGTGTGCGGCCGGCATGCAGGCCGCGCAGCTCTTGCGCGCCGGGCAGGCTGCACTGTTGCCGCGCACGTTGCTGGGTACGCTGGGCGTACCCATCGCCATTGCCGCGCTGGTCTGGTGGGCCGCACCCCAGCAGTTCGCCCTGCCGGTGCAGGTGCTGCTGACGCTGCTGCTCATCACCGCAATCGGGCCACTGATGTATCAGGTGGTCTATGAATCGATGGCCGATGCCAGCGTGCTGCAACTACTGATCGTCTCGGTCGGCATCCACCTGGCCATGACCGGACTGGGGCTGGTGTTCTTCGGGGCCGAGGGTTTCCGTACGCCGGCCTTCTGGGATGAGCGCTGGAATCTCGCTTCGCTCACGCTCAGCGCGCAAACCGTGGTGGTGGTCGCCGCCGCCGCTGCGCTGCTGGTGGCGCTGTGGCTGTTCTCCGGGCGCACGCTGTATGGCAAGGCGCTGCGCGCCACGGCGGTCAATCGCCTGGGCGCACGGCTCATGGGAATCTCCACGACGCTGGCGGGCAAATTGTCCTTTGCCGTCGCGGCGTTTATCGGTGCTCTGTCGGGCGTCTTGATCGGTCCGATGAGCACCATTTTTTATGACTCGGGTTTCCTGATCGGCTTGAAGGGTTTCGTCGCCGCCACCATCGGTGCGCTGGCGAGCTTCCCGGCGGCGGCAGGAGGCGCGCTGCTGGTGGGCCTGCTGGAATCCTTCAGTTCCTTCTGGGCCAGCGACTTCAAGGAGGTGATCGTGTTCCTGGCGCTGTTGCCGATCCTGCTGTGGCGCTCGCTGGTCACGCCCGCGCATGACGAGGACGAGGAATAA
- a CDS encoding ABC transporter substrate-binding protein: MKTKLAIKAGVLAAMLACAGMAHAELTIGVVMSLTGPGSGLGIPAKNGFALWPETIGGEKVKMIILDDATDPTQASKNARRLVAEDKVDLLIGSAAVPPTLAVADVALESQTVQLAISPIETAEGKDAWTFRLPQSTAVMAGGVVEQMKKMGVKTIGFLGYSDSYGENWLKEVQRLATAAGMKMGTVERFSRADTSVTAQALRVVSSNPDAVLVVASGSGAAMPHKALIERGYKGKIFQTHSAASRDLIRLGGKDVEGAYVISGPAVVPEALPDGNPSKPLATDFVTRYEKQFGAGTRNLFAAHTYDAQLVLQKVVPMALKKAKPGTPAFRAALKEALESAGPIQISQGTLNYSPKDHFGLGDDARIMLTIQNGNWKAVNP, translated from the coding sequence ATGAAAACCAAACTGGCAATCAAGGCAGGCGTACTGGCAGCCATGCTGGCCTGTGCAGGCATGGCACATGCCGAACTGACCATCGGCGTGGTGATGTCGCTGACCGGTCCCGGTTCGGGCCTGGGCATTCCGGCCAAGAACGGCTTTGCGCTGTGGCCCGAGACCATCGGCGGCGAGAAGGTCAAGATGATCATCCTCGACGACGCCACCGATCCCACCCAGGCCAGCAAGAACGCGCGCCGCCTGGTGGCCGAGGACAAGGTGGACCTGCTCATCGGCTCGGCCGCCGTGCCGCCCACGCTGGCCGTGGCCGACGTGGCGCTGGAATCGCAGACGGTGCAGCTGGCCATCTCCCCTATCGAGACCGCTGAAGGAAAAGACGCCTGGACCTTCCGCCTGCCGCAATCGACCGCCGTCATGGCCGGTGGCGTAGTGGAGCAGATGAAGAAGATGGGCGTAAAAACCATCGGCTTCCTCGGCTACTCCGACTCCTATGGAGAGAACTGGCTCAAGGAAGTACAGCGCCTGGCCACCGCCGCCGGCATGAAGATGGGTACGGTGGAACGCTTCTCGCGCGCCGACACCAGCGTGACCGCACAAGCCCTGCGCGTGGTCAGTTCCAACCCGGATGCAGTGCTGGTGGTGGCCTCCGGCAGCGGCGCGGCCATGCCGCACAAGGCGCTCATCGAACGCGGCTACAAGGGCAAGATCTTCCAGACCCACAGTGCCGCCTCGCGCGACCTGATCCGCCTGGGCGGCAAGGATGTGGAAGGTGCCTACGTCATCTCGGGACCGGCCGTGGTGCCGGAAGCCCTGCCGGACGGCAATCCCTCCAAGCCGCTGGCGACGGATTTCGTCACGCGTTACGAGAAGCAGTTTGGCGCAGGTACGCGCAATCTCTTCGCGGCGCATACCTATGATGCGCAACTGGTGCTGCAAAAGGTGGTGCCGATGGCGCTCAAGAAAGCCAAACCCGGTACGCCCGCCTTCCGTGCGGCCCTGAAGGAAGCGCTGGAAAGCGCCGGTCCGATCCAGATCTCGCAGGGCACGCTGAATTACTCGCCCAAGGATCACTTCGGCCTGGGTGATGATGCGCGCATCATGCTGACCATCCAGAACGGCAACTGGAAGGCGGTCAATCCGTAA
- a CDS encoding DUF3237 domain-containing protein has product MKKFFLLLAALMLSFQVHAASDADNTTLVPPQPKLAFLARFSVDLVAPVWELGKTSDLGRRRIIPITGGSFKGPLINGEILNNGADWQTVTADGLAIIDTRYLLKLDDGELVYLQTRGVRYGPPEVMAEVAKGKPVDPSRYTFRLFMNFETASRKYDWLNRAMGVGYAMRLGNAVVYDAYLLN; this is encoded by the coding sequence ATGAAAAAGTTTTTCCTGCTGCTGGCCGCACTGATGCTGTCCTTCCAGGTGCATGCGGCCAGTGACGCCGACAACACCACGCTGGTCCCGCCGCAACCCAAACTGGCCTTCCTGGCGCGCTTCTCGGTGGACCTGGTGGCGCCGGTCTGGGAACTGGGCAAGACCTCCGACCTGGGCCGCCGCCGCATCATCCCCATCACCGGCGGCAGCTTCAAGGGACCGCTGATCAATGGCGAGATTCTCAACAACGGTGCCGACTGGCAGACCGTCACCGCAGACGGCCTGGCCATCATCGATACGCGCTACCTGCTCAAGCTCGACGATGGCGAACTGGTCTACCTGCAAACCCGCGGCGTGCGCTACGGACCGCCGGAGGTGATGGCCGAGGTCGCCAAGGGCAAGCCGGTCGATCCCTCGCGCTATACCTTCCGGCTGTTCATGAACTTCGAAACCGCCTCCAGGAAATATGACTGGCTCAACCGTGCCATGGGCGTGGGCTACGCCATGCGGCTGGGCAATGCGGTGGTGTATGACGCCTACCTGCTGAACTGA
- a CDS encoding crotonase/enoyl-CoA hydratase family protein, whose product MNQHSDLIDIQIHGAIAEIALNRAAKRNALNDPLVRAIRDCFQDLPEGVKVAIIHGIGEHFCAGLDLSELRERDTTESLHHSRMWHAAFEQIAFGRVPVIAVLHGAVIGGGLELASAAHIRVAEPSAFYGLPEGQRGLFVGGGGSVRISRLIGVARMADMMLTGRVLNAEEGHQAGISQYSVAAGTGLDKARELAERIARNAPMTNYGIMHVLPRIHDQSIQDGLMTESLMAAVAGSDPDTKGRLAAFLDHKQNKVRPT is encoded by the coding sequence ATGAACCAGCACAGCGACCTCATCGACATCCAAATTCACGGCGCCATCGCCGAGATCGCGCTCAACCGCGCGGCCAAACGCAACGCCCTCAATGATCCGCTGGTGCGTGCCATCCGCGACTGTTTCCAGGATCTGCCCGAGGGCGTGAAGGTGGCCATCATCCACGGTATCGGCGAACACTTCTGCGCCGGTCTGGATTTGTCCGAACTGCGCGAGCGCGACACCACCGAATCCCTGCATCACTCCCGCATGTGGCATGCGGCCTTCGAGCAGATCGCCTTCGGCCGCGTGCCCGTGATTGCCGTGCTGCATGGCGCGGTGATCGGCGGCGGGCTGGAACTGGCCTCGGCCGCGCATATCCGGGTGGCCGAACCGAGCGCCTTCTATGGCTTGCCGGAAGGACAGCGTGGCCTCTTCGTCGGCGGCGGCGGTTCGGTACGGATCTCGCGCCTGATCGGCGTGGCGCGCATGGCCGACATGATGCTGACCGGGCGCGTGTTGAATGCCGAAGAAGGTCATCAGGCCGGCATCTCGCAATACAGCGTGGCCGCCGGCACCGGGCTGGACAAGGCGCGCGAACTGGCCGAGCGCATCGCCCGCAATGCGCCCATGACCAACTACGGCATCATGCACGTGCTGCCGCGCATCCATGACCAGTCGATCCAGGACGGCCTGATGACCGAATCGCTCATGGCTGCCGTGGCCGGCAGCGATCCCGATACCAAGGGCCGCCTAGCGGCCTTCCTCGATCACAAGCAGAACAAGGTCAGGCCCACCTGA